One uncultured Methanobrevibacter sp. genomic window carries:
- the mvk gene encoding mevalonate kinase — protein sequence MRALASAPAKTILFGEHSVVYDEPAIAGAVNKRAYVEITESKTDKSILKSNDLNFEAELDTKHKKYNLKRGKPGIIRYILEALNKVHDHSPIVMKLSSNIPIGSGLGSSAAVTVATLAALYRFHNIRFNKKSLAHDAHMVEQAVQGIASPLDTLVSTYGGLVYLSRNKKVEHFKVNFNAPFVVGYTNKHGNTGKMVKDVKLLKNRNPKIINPVISAMGQLTNYAKQAILKRDFDKIGELMNLNHGFLDVLGVNTMELSRMVYTARDCGAIGSKITGAGGGGSIIALCPNKVDEVARGISMEDNVLKIRFTRKGVSSRIYK from the coding sequence ATGAGGGCTTTAGCTTCTGCTCCAGCAAAAACTATTTTGTTTGGTGAACATTCTGTTGTTTATGATGAACCTGCGATTGCAGGAGCAGTTAATAAAAGGGCATATGTTGAAATTACAGAATCTAAGACAGATAAATCTATTTTAAAGTCTAATGATTTAAATTTTGAAGCTGAGTTAGATACTAAACATAAAAAATATAATTTAAAAAGAGGAAAGCCAGGTATTATTCGATATATTTTAGAGGCTCTTAATAAAGTTCATGATCATAGTCCTATAGTAATGAAGTTATCTTCAAATATTCCTATTGGTTCTGGATTAGGTTCTTCTGCAGCTGTTACAGTAGCTACATTAGCTGCTTTATATAGATTTCATAATATAAGATTTAATAAAAAATCATTGGCTCATGATGCTCATATGGTGGAACAAGCAGTTCAGGGAATAGCTAGTCCATTAGATACCTTAGTTTCTACTTATGGTGGTTTAGTTTATTTATCTAGAAATAAAAAAGTAGAACATTTTAAAGTTAACTTTAATGCTCCTTTTGTTGTAGGTTATACCAATAAACATGGTAATACTGGCAAAATGGTTAAAGATGTTAAACTTTTAAAAAATAGAAATCCAAAAATTATTAATCCTGTAATTAGTGCAATGGGTCAATTAACTAATTATGCTAAACAAGCTATATTAAAACGTGATTTTGATAAAATTGGTGAATTAATGAATTTAAATCATGGATTTTTAGATGTTTTAGGGGTTAATACTATGGAATTATCTAGAATGGTTTATACTGCTAGAGACTGTGGTGCTATTGGTTCTAAAATCACTGGAGCTGGTGGTGGTGGAAGTATCATAGCACTTTGTCCAAATAAAGTTGATGAAGTTGCTCGTGGAATTTCTATGGAAGATAATGTTCTAAAAATAAGATTTACTAGAAAAGGGGTTTCTTCAAGGATTTATAAGTGA
- the idsA gene encoding short chain isoprenyl diphosphate synthase IdsA: MDIIGELGNYSADISRTIEEELSCIVPNNLQEASIYLTKAGGKMLRPALTLITSEAVGGSRDNSLKSAAAIELIHTFSLIHDDIMDDDDMRRGKPAVHKVWDENVAILAGDTLFSKAFEIIMNSNQEKNTPSQLSQTLATVADACVKICEGQASDMSFEDRYDVSEEEYLDMIFKKTGALIAAASKAGAIMGGANQDVIDAMYDYGRLIGLAFQIQDDYLDLASDEETLGKPIGSDIAKGKMTIIAVKALDASEGEDNEKLLEILKDDNNSQDDILLAVDLFNKYGAIEYARNVALQNVNDAKKVLEILPDSESKQMLFALADFVLERHS; encoded by the coding sequence ATGGATATAATAGGTGAATTAGGAAATTATTCTGCTGATATTAGTAGGACAATAGAAGAAGAATTATCTTGTATTGTTCCAAATAATCTTCAAGAAGCTTCAATTTATTTAACTAAAGCAGGTGGTAAAATGCTTAGACCTGCTTTAACATTAATTACTTCTGAGGCAGTTGGAGGATCTAGGGATAATTCATTAAAATCTGCTGCAGCTATTGAACTTATTCATACATTTTCACTTATTCATGATGATATCATGGATGATGATGATATGAGGAGGGGAAAACCTGCAGTACATAAGGTTTGGGATGAGAATGTAGCTATTTTAGCTGGAGATACTTTATTTTCAAAAGCTTTTGAAATAATTATGAATTCCAATCAAGAAAAAAATACTCCCTCTCAATTAAGTCAAACATTAGCTACTGTAGCTGATGCTTGTGTTAAAATTTGTGAGGGTCAAGCTTCTGACATGAGTTTTGAAGATAGATATGATGTATCTGAAGAGGAATATTTGGATATGATTTTCAAAAAAACTGGTGCATTAATAGCAGCAGCTTCTAAAGCTGGAGCTATTATGGGTGGAGCTAATCAAGACGTAATTGATGCAATGTATGATTATGGAAGATTAATTGGTCTTGCTTTCCAAATTCAAGATGATTATTTAGATTTAGCTAGTGATGAAGAAACATTAGGTAAACCTATTGGTAGTGATATAGCTAAAGGTAAAATGACTATTATTGCTGTTAAAGCATTAGATGCATCTGAAGGTGAAGATAATGAAAAATTATTAGAAATCTTAAAAGATGATAATAATTCACAAGATGATATACTCTTAGCAGTGGATTTATTCAATAAATATGGTGCTATTGAATATGCTAGAAATGTTGCTTTACAAAATGTGAATGATGCTAAAAAAGTACTTGAAATATTGCCTGATTCTGAAAGTAAACAGATGCTTTTTGCTCTTGCAGATTTCGTACTTGAAAGACATTCCTAA
- the fni gene encoding type 2 isopentenyl-diphosphate Delta-isomerase, protein MISDRKLEHLLICKNYDVEFKNKKTGFEDVELIHKALPEIDKNEIDLSTSVFGKKLDSPLFITAITGGHPSAKAINKQLAIAAETKNIALGVGSQRAAIEHPELADTYTVVRKNAPDCLLVGNIGAPQLELADKAVEILDADILAIHLNPLQESIQPEGDLDARGYLDSISKITESVDIPVMAKETGCGISAESAKELVDAGVSYIDVEGAGGTSWAAVETYRAEDRYLGETFWDWGIPTAISTVEVTNAVNVPIVSSGGIRSGLEAAKAIALGADSVGMALPFLKYSTSQEQLVKFIDNFNDSLRIAMFLVGASNIEELKNSNLVISGKTREWLNERGINTKKYSRR, encoded by the coding sequence ATGATTTCAGATAGAAAATTAGAGCATTTATTAATTTGTAAAAATTATGATGTTGAATTTAAAAATAAAAAAACTGGTTTCGAAGATGTTGAATTAATCCATAAAGCACTTCCAGAAATTGATAAAAATGAAATTGATTTGTCAACTTCTGTTTTTGGTAAAAAATTAGATTCTCCTTTATTTATAACTGCTATTACTGGAGGTCATCCTTCTGCAAAAGCTATTAATAAACAATTAGCTATTGCTGCTGAAACTAAAAATATAGCTTTAGGTGTTGGTAGTCAAAGAGCAGCTATTGAACATCCTGAACTTGCAGATACTTACACGGTTGTTAGAAAAAATGCTCCTGATTGTTTACTTGTAGGTAATATTGGAGCACCTCAATTAGAATTAGCTGATAAGGCTGTTGAAATTTTAGATGCAGATATTTTGGCTATTCATTTAAATCCTCTTCAAGAATCAATACAACCTGAAGGGGATTTGGATGCAAGAGGTTATCTAGATTCAATAAGTAAAATAACTGAAAGTGTAGATATTCCTGTTATGGCTAAAGAAACGGGTTGTGGAATCTCTGCAGAATCAGCAAAAGAACTTGTTGATGCAGGTGTTAGTTATATTGATGTTGAAGGTGCAGGTGGAACTAGTTGGGCTGCTGTTGAAACTTACAGAGCTGAAGACAGATATTTGGGTGAAACATTTTGGGATTGGGGAATTCCAACAGCAATTAGTACCGTAGAAGTAACTAATGCTGTAAATGTTCCAATTGTTTCATCTGGAGGTATTAGATCAGGTCTTGAGGCAGCAAAAGCTATTGCTCTTGGAGCAGATAGTGTGGGAATGGCATTGCCATTTTTAAAATACTCTACTTCTCAAGAACAATTAGTTAAATTCATTGATAACTTTAATGACTCTTTAAGAATAGCTATGTTTTTAGTTGGTGCAAGTAATATCGAAGAACTTAAAAATTCAAACTTAGTTATAAGTGGAAAAACAAGAGAATGGCTTAATGAACGAGGAATTAACACAAAGAAATATTCAAGGAGATAA
- a CDS encoding cupin domain-containing protein, which produces MSDDIKAKSLNIEDLVDYQDDTVVSREVIKKELGTVTFFAFDKGQGLSEHSAPFDAMVQVIDGEAEITISGNKNIVKKGEMIIMPANEPHALQAVNKPYKMILTMIKSD; this is translated from the coding sequence ATGAGTGATGATATTAAAGCTAAATCTTTAAATATTGAGGATTTAGTAGATTACCAAGATGATACAGTAGTTAGTAGAGAAGTTATTAAAAAAGAGCTTGGAACAGTAACATTTTTTGCATTTGACAAAGGTCAAGGCTTAAGTGAACATTCAGCTCCATTTGATGCAATGGTTCAAGTAATTGATGGTGAAGCAGAAATAACTATTTCCGGTAATAAAAACATTGTTAAAAAAGGTGAAATGATTATAATGCCTGCTAATGAACCTCATGCTCTACAAGCTGTAAATAAACCTTATAAAATGATTTTAACTATGATTAAATCAGATTAA
- a CDS encoding TrmB family transcriptional regulator has product MNQDDINLLKQLGLTSYEAKAYITLSSLIQGTADEISDKSKIPRSKIYDVLKRLNSKEYIEIESGRPLTYHVKPPINVLKREKEIFNKKISQTSQNLNRLYEQKISQVEAPIWRISGIENIIDKELEIIRRSKKTINMRIGFLLQEELSKLIYELLLKSEKVTINIIISPYCNTTSEQLTVNKLYNKHNIAIYKTEVPFVKMIISDSKEMMHIYSKFSKEKYEIIPNTAIGIWNQYEEIANNYNERFENQIKKLKPIFN; this is encoded by the coding sequence ATGAATCAAGATGACATCAATTTATTAAAACAATTAGGCTTAACTAGCTATGAAGCTAAAGCATATATTACATTAAGTTCATTAATTCAAGGAACTGCTGATGAAATAAGTGATAAATCAAAAATACCTAGATCAAAAATATATGATGTTTTAAAAAGACTAAATTCAAAAGAATACATAGAAATAGAAAGTGGTAGGCCTCTCACATATCATGTCAAACCACCAATAAATGTATTAAAAAGAGAAAAAGAAATTTTTAATAAAAAAATATCTCAAACTAGTCAGAATTTAAATAGATTATATGAACAAAAAATTTCCCAAGTGGAAGCTCCAATTTGGAGAATAAGTGGAATAGAAAATATAATTGATAAAGAATTAGAAATTATTAGAAGATCTAAAAAAACAATAAATATGAGAATAGGATTTTTACTTCAAGAAGAGCTATCTAAATTAATCTATGAACTTCTTTTAAAATCTGAAAAAGTTACGATAAATATAATAATCTCACCATACTGCAATACAACATCTGAACAATTAACGGTTAATAAATTATATAATAAACATAATATAGCAATCTACAAAACAGAAGTTCCATTTGTTAAGATGATTATTTCCGATTCAAAAGAAATGATGCATATATATTCCAAATTTTCCAAAGAAAAATATGAAATAATTCCCAATACAGCTATTGGCATTTGGAACCAGTATGAAGAAATAGCAAATAATTATAATGAAAGATTTGAAAATCAGATAAAAAAATTAAAACCAATATTTAATTAA
- a CDS encoding class I SAM-dependent methyltransferase, whose translation MKQTINNPNEVKWSQYWEESLKQKEDKNKDWDKAAPHFHKKAKKDDYHDLLFSKLILDENDSVLDLGCGEGSITLPIAKKVKNVTGIDSSTKMLELLNKRAQKQEINNVNTILKPLEKISYEEIGDYDIVLASRSLNGIIPIEETLKTMNKIANKYVFITLFGPENWKIEKEFNDYIGKENKQFPGHNYLFNILYNMGIYANVERLAIKAYREYDSIEEAMDNGKFRLDLLNNNEKKQLKAYLKKILKKDPKTGKLYNTKDKADWILIWWKK comes from the coding sequence ATGAAACAAACTATAAATAATCCAAATGAAGTTAAATGGAGTCAATATTGGGAAGAATCACTTAAGCAAAAAGAAGACAAAAATAAAGACTGGGATAAAGCTGCTCCTCATTTTCATAAAAAAGCTAAAAAAGATGATTATCATGATTTATTATTTTCAAAACTAATTTTAGATGAAAATGATAGTGTTTTAGATTTAGGGTGTGGTGAAGGATCAATTACATTACCCATAGCTAAAAAAGTTAAAAATGTAACTGGAATCGATTCATCAACTAAAATGTTAGAATTATTAAACAAAAGAGCTCAAAAACAAGAAATAAATAATGTAAATACTATTTTAAAACCTTTAGAAAAAATTAGTTATGAAGAAATTGGAGATTATGATATTGTACTTGCTTCAAGATCTTTAAATGGAATTATTCCAATTGAAGAAACTCTTAAAACAATGAATAAAATAGCTAATAAATATGTCTTTATTACATTATTTGGACCTGAAAATTGGAAAATAGAAAAAGAATTTAATGATTATATTGGAAAAGAAAATAAACAGTTCCCTGGACATAATTATTTATTTAATATCCTTTACAACATGGGAATTTATGCCAATGTTGAAAGATTAGCTATTAAAGCATATAGAGAATATGACTCAATAGAAGAAGCTATGGATAATGGTAAATTCAGATTAGATTTACTTAATAATAATGAAAAAAAACAATTAAAAGCCTATCTTAAAAAAATTCTTAAAAAAGACCCCAAAACAGGAAAATTATACAATACTAAAGACAAAGCTGATTGGATTTTAATTTGGTGGAAAAAATAA
- the hcp gene encoding hydroxylamine reductase, giving the protein MVDMFCYQCSQTAKGTGCTVRGVCGKQPTVARLQDNLIYAMKGISAYNYNANVLGVKDSDVDEFLTKGLYSTLTNVNFDAEDLINLGLEAGEVNIKVMKMLKQAHINNYGEPEPAEVKVGAQECPAIIVTGHDLKALEELLKQTEGTGVKVYTHSEMLPAHGYPELRKYESLAGQLGKAWFDQKEVFSKYNVAIVATSNCVLLPKDEYADRIFTMDVAKLPDTPVIENYDFKPVIDKAIELGGLESEELTTITTGFGASTVLSLADKIKELVEAGKIKRFFLVGGCDGPFPKSNYYREFVENLPENTIVLTLACGKFKFNDLDLGDIEGVPRLIDLGQCNDAIVAVDIAVALCGLFDVELNDLPLTIVLSWMEQKAAAILWSLLYLGKTDMLIGPMLPAWANEDIINYLVETYNLTPIGNPIEDIKKIMGE; this is encoded by the coding sequence ATGGTAGATATGTTTTGTTATCAATGTTCACAAACTGCAAAAGGTACTGGATGTACTGTACGTGGAGTTTGTGGTAAGCAACCAACAGTAGCTAGATTACAGGATAATTTAATTTATGCTATGAAGGGAATTAGTGCGTATAATTATAATGCAAATGTTTTAGGTGTTAAAGATTCTGATGTTGATGAATTCTTAACAAAAGGATTGTATTCTACTTTAACAAATGTTAATTTTGATGCAGAAGATTTAATTAATTTAGGTCTTGAAGCAGGTGAGGTTAATATTAAAGTCATGAAAATGCTTAAACAAGCTCATATTAATAATTATGGTGAACCTGAACCTGCCGAAGTTAAAGTAGGAGCACAAGAATGTCCTGCAATAATTGTTACGGGACATGATTTAAAAGCATTGGAAGAACTTTTAAAACAAACTGAAGGAACTGGAGTTAAAGTATATACTCATAGTGAAATGTTACCTGCTCATGGTTATCCAGAACTTAGAAAATATGAAAGTTTAGCAGGACAACTTGGTAAAGCATGGTTCGATCAAAAAGAAGTATTTTCTAAATATAATGTAGCTATTGTAGCAACAAGTAATTGTGTATTGCTTCCAAAAGATGAATATGCTGATAGAATATTCACTATGGATGTAGCTAAATTACCTGATACTCCAGTAATTGAAAATTATGATTTTAAACCAGTAATTGACAAAGCTATTGAACTTGGAGGACTAGAATCTGAAGAGTTAACTACAATTACTACTGGTTTTGGAGCATCTACAGTACTTTCACTTGCAGATAAAATTAAAGAATTAGTTGAAGCAGGTAAAATAAAAAGATTCTTCTTAGTTGGTGGATGTGATGGACCATTCCCTAAATCTAATTACTACAGAGAATTTGTTGAAAATTTACCTGAAAATACTATTGTATTGACATTAGCTTGTGGTAAATTTAAATTCAATGATTTAGATTTAGGTGACATTGAAGGCGTACCAAGACTTATTGATTTAGGTCAATGTAATGATGCAATTGTTGCAGTAGATATTGCAGTTGCATTATGTGGATTATTTGATGTTGAATTAAATGATTTACCTCTTACAATTGTTTTAAGTTGGATGGAACAAAAAGCAGCAGCTATTTTATGGAGTTTATTGTACTTAGGTAAAACAGACATGCTTATTGGACCAATGTTACCAGCATGGGCAAATGAAGATATAATTAATTACTTGGTAGAAACATATAATTTAACGCCAATTGGAAATCCAATTGAAGATATTAAAAAAATAATGGGTGAGTAA
- a CDS encoding isopentenyl phosphate kinase yields the protein MIILKIGGSILTNKDAAKSEIDEKNLSRIANEIKSSLDNNSQELIIVHGAGSFGHPPAKEYKIGEPFSKEEYPQKRIGFSKTQNAVKKLNMLICEEFIKEDLPIVAIPASSFMVATNKRITEGNLDSFKRYLSKGFIPVIYGDVVLDNDLEICVISGDQIIQFLAKNLNPDKVILGTDVDGVYNKNPKIHEDAIFFDKFSSLEDLDSLEGTTNVDVTGGMVGKIKELLYLADLGIESKIINAEIENNIFKALSNKQVRGTVISRG from the coding sequence ATGATTATTTTAAAGATTGGGGGAAGTATCTTAACAAATAAAGATGCTGCTAAAAGTGAAATTGATGAGAAAAATTTATCAAGAATTGCAAATGAAATTAAATCTTCACTGGATAATAATTCTCAGGAATTAATTATTGTTCATGGTGCAGGATCATTTGGCCATCCTCCAGCTAAAGAATATAAAATTGGGGAACCTTTTAGCAAAGAAGAGTATCCTCAAAAAAGAATTGGATTTTCTAAAACACAAAATGCTGTTAAAAAATTAAATATGCTTATTTGTGAAGAATTTATAAAGGAAGATTTACCTATTGTAGCTATTCCAGCTTCAAGTTTCATGGTAGCTACTAATAAAAGAATAACTGAAGGAAATTTAGACAGTTTTAAACGTTATTTAAGTAAAGGATTTATTCCAGTTATTTATGGAGATGTTGTTTTAGATAATGATTTGGAAATTTGTGTTATTTCTGGTGATCAAATTATTCAATTCTTAGCTAAAAATCTCAACCCTGATAAAGTTATTTTGGGAACTGATGTTGATGGGGTTTATAATAAAAATCCTAAAATACATGAGGATGCTATTTTCTTTGACAAATTTTCTTCACTTGAGGATTTAGATTCTTTAGAAGGAACAACTAATGTTGATGTTACTGGTGGAATGGTTGGTAAGATTAAAGAGCTTTTATATTTAGCAGATTTGGGAATTGAATCTAAAATAATAAATGCTGAAATTGAAAACAATATTTTCAAAGCTTTAAGTAATAAACAAGTTAGGGGAACTGTTATTTCAAGGGGATAA
- a CDS encoding MEMO1 family protein, with the protein MLRKPAVAGVFYPDNSDELLKAIESSFTNSFGVGEIPDINSFEDIDYPINVMVPHAGFQYSGTIASHSYCELAKNGFPEVFIIIGPNHTGLGSEISVFNEGEWITPLGNVQIDAEFADTLISFSDFASSDFSAHLKEHCIEVQLPFLQYFSNDFKIVPIVMGTQTIASANDLATAIFKTAEKLDKSYCVIASTDLSHFNIQERANKVDNFILEDIVDMDEFKLLEEIIQYNITMCGYGPVMTTIILSKMCGKNTSEILAYKTSGDVTGDLSSVVGYASGIFK; encoded by the coding sequence ATGTTAAGAAAACCTGCAGTTGCTGGTGTTTTTTATCCAGATAATTCTGATGAACTTTTAAAAGCTATTGAAAGTAGTTTTACTAATTCATTTGGTGTTGGGGAAATTCCAGATATTAATTCTTTTGAAGATATTGATTATCCTATTAATGTCATGGTTCCTCATGCAGGTTTTCAATATTCCGGAACAATAGCTTCTCATAGCTATTGTGAATTGGCTAAAAATGGTTTTCCTGAAGTTTTTATAATTATTGGTCCAAATCATACAGGTTTAGGTAGTGAAATTTCAGTTTTTAATGAAGGAGAATGGATTACTCCATTAGGAAATGTTCAAATTGATGCAGAGTTTGCAGATACTTTAATTTCATTTTCAGATTTTGCATCATCTGATTTTTCTGCTCATTTAAAAGAACACTGTATAGAAGTTCAACTTCCATTTTTACAATATTTTTCAAATGATTTTAAGATAGTTCCAATTGTAATGGGAACTCAAACAATAGCTAGTGCAAATGATTTAGCAACAGCTATTTTTAAAACTGCTGAAAAATTAGATAAATCTTATTGTGTTATTGCAAGCACGGATTTATCTCATTTCAATATACAAGAACGAGCAAATAAAGTGGATAACTTTATTTTAGAAGATATTGTGGATATGGATGAATTTAAACTTTTAGAAGAAATTATTCAATATAATATAACGATGTGTGGTTATGGTCCAGTTATGACTACAATAATACTTTCAAAGATGTGTGGAAAGAATACATCTGAAATATTGGCTTATAAAACTAGTGGGGATGTAACTGGTGATTTAAGTTCTGTTGTAGGTTATGCTTCAGGTATTTTTAAATAA
- the rpsB gene encoding 30S ribosomal protein S2, whose protein sequence is MSELLIELDNYLAAGLHIGTQQKTSDMEKYIFRVRSDGLYVLDIQKTDERIRQIAKLLAKYDPEDILVVATRQYGQAPVKKFGEVTGAKTIPGRFIPGTLTNPTYAKFIEPKIIVVTDPRSDAQAVLESKQNGIPVVALCDTENLLSFVDIAIPVNNKGRKAIALVYWLLARQILRERGTIPEDGDLDIEATDFELKF, encoded by the coding sequence ATGTCCGAACTTTTAATTGAATTAGATAACTACTTAGCAGCAGGTTTACATATTGGAACCCAACAAAAAACTAGTGATATGGAAAAATATATATTCAGAGTAAGATCTGATGGTTTATATGTTTTAGATATTCAAAAAACAGATGAAAGAATTAGACAAATAGCTAAACTCTTAGCTAAATACGACCCAGAAGATATTTTAGTAGTAGCTACCAGACAATATGGTCAAGCTCCTGTTAAAAAATTCGGTGAAGTTACTGGTGCAAAAACTATTCCTGGTAGATTTATTCCTGGAACTTTAACTAATCCAACTTATGCTAAATTCATCGAACCAAAAATTATTGTTGTAACTGACCCAAGATCTGATGCACAAGCAGTACTTGAATCCAAACAAAATGGAATTCCTGTAGTTGCATTATGTGATACTGAAAACTTACTTAGCTTTGTTGATATTGCAATCCCTGTAAACAACAAAGGTAGAAAAGCTATTGCTTTAGTTTATTGGTTACTTGCTAGACAAATATTAAGAGAAAGAGGTACCATTCCTGAAGATGGTGACTTAGATATTGAAGCTACTGACTTTGAACTTAAATTTTAA
- a CDS encoding RNase J family beta-CASP ribonuclease — translation MSVEVIAIGGYEEVGKNMTAVKIGEDVIIFDMGIHLDRINIHEDTDIDRMHSLDLIERGIIPDDTLMKDVDGKVKGIIFSHGHLDHIGAVAKLAHRYDAPLIGTPYTTALVEKQIKGERKFKVNNPIRPLNPGSKMKLSKNITLEFVQSTHSIPQAVFPVLHTPEGIIVYALDFKFDNHQKVSPPPDYKRLRELGRKGVLTLIVETTNAKNTDEVKTYSERIARNILEDVMHGPLYEKKGMIVTTFASHIERVQAIADIAKKSHREIYFLGRSMERFCGIAQKQGILKLPKNASIYGSPKAVNKALMRADEDREKYLLVTTGHQGEPDALLPRIASNRTPFNIKEGDNVIISAPIIPNPTNAANRHIMESKLRSKGARIYSNAHVSGHAGREDHREFLRMLKPQHIIPAHGDLSMLSAYGELAEEEGYRIGYNVHILRNSQAQVFENERAHGGN, via the coding sequence ATGAGTGTTGAAGTAATCGCAATTGGCGGATATGAAGAAGTCGGGAAGAACATGACTGCTGTCAAAATTGGCGAAGATGTTATCATTTTTGATATGGGAATACACTTAGACAGAATCAATATCCATGAAGATACAGATATTGATAGAATGCATAGTCTAGATTTAATTGAAAGAGGTATTATTCCAGATGATACTTTAATGAAAGATGTAGATGGTAAAGTTAAAGGAATAATTTTCTCTCATGGTCACTTAGATCATATTGGTGCAGTAGCTAAATTAGCTCATAGATATGATGCTCCATTAATTGGAACTCCATATACTACTGCTTTAGTTGAAAAACAAATTAAAGGGGAACGTAAATTTAAAGTGAATAATCCAATTAGACCTTTAAACCCTGGAAGTAAAATGAAATTATCTAAAAATATTACTTTAGAATTTGTTCAATCAACACATAGTATTCCACAAGCTGTTTTCCCGGTTTTACATACTCCTGAAGGAATTATTGTTTATGCACTTGATTTCAAATTTGATAATCATCAAAAAGTATCTCCACCACCAGATTATAAAAGGTTAAGGGAATTAGGTAGGAAAGGAGTTCTTACTCTTATTGTGGAAACTACTAATGCAAAGAATACTGATGAAGTTAAAACTTATTCTGAAAGAATTGCAAGAAATATTTTGGAAGATGTCATGCATGGACCATTATATGAGAAAAAAGGTATGATTGTCACTACTTTTGCATCTCACATTGAAAGGGTTCAAGCTATAGCAGATATTGCTAAAAAAAGTCATAGGGAAATATATTTCCTTGGAAGATCAATGGAAAGATTCTGTGGTATTGCACAAAAACAAGGTATTTTAAAATTACCTAAAAATGCAAGTATATATGGAAGTCCAAAAGCAGTTAATAAAGCTTTAATGAGAGCTGATGAAGATAGAGAAAAATATTTACTTGTAACTACTGGACATCAAGGTGAACCAGATGCATTACTTCCTAGAATAGCTAGTAATAGAACTCCATTTAACATTAAAGAGGGAGATAATGTTATTATTTCTGCACCAATTATTCCAAATCCGACTAATGCTGCTAATAGGCATATTATGGAAAGTAAATTGAGATCAAAAGGTGCAAGAATTTATTCAAATGCCCATGTTTCTGGACATGCAGGAAGAGAAGACCACCGAGAATTCTTACGTATGTTAAAACCACAACATATTATTCCTGCTCACGGAGATTTATCAATGCTTTCAGCTTATGGGGAATTAGCTGAAGAAGAAGGTTATAGGATTGGCTATAATGTTCATATATTAAGAAATTCACAAGCACAAGTTTTTGAAAATGAACGTGCACATGGAGGAAATTAA